AAAAAACAACCCGAAACTTCGCCGGCATGATCAAATGGGCCTGCCTCTTACAATACCTGCGATATGACGTCAAAATCGCGTTTTGAGACAAGGCCTAGTATGTCGAGAGTTTTTCCAGCCTCCGAAGGCAATGAACTCGCTTCGTACACTCCCAAACGACAGCGGCCGCGTCATGACTGGCATGACGCGGCCGCGCGTGTTAATCAACGACTTGCTAACTGTTGGCTATTCCACCAGCGTCGTGATCTTCTGATACAGCCGGTTCGGGTGCTTCTTGGTATTGAAGCGTTGCAGCATTCCAGCGCTAATCAGTTCATCACGCATCGAGGGGCGGCTGCCGAAGCCGTTGCCGGAGACGGTGCCAGGTTCGAACGGATGGAACGAGAAAATCCCGTCCGAACCGCGGATGCGGCCGTACCAATCGCGGCCGCCGTCGAAGCGATCGACCGATTGATTGGTCGTCTTGTGGCACCGCATGCACGAGGCGCTATCGATCTCGATAAAGCCGGCGTCGTAGTTCTTGGGCACCACATGGTAGGAAGCCAGCGTTGTCGGCGCGAAGCTCTTCACGCCGTTTTTGCCCTCGCGCCATTTCTTGCCGAGGGCGGATTGGAACTTGGTGCTGCCGAGCAACTCGTTCACCAGGTTGTCATCGGCCAGATCCGGCAACGTGTCGACGCCCGCCTTCTGGGTGAACGCTGGACTGGGATGATCGTCTTCCAATTTGCGGTACGGCAGTGCTTTCGGCTTTTCCAAATGCTCGACGAACTTCACCAGGTTCGGTTGTTCCGCCCAGTTGGGACGCAGTTCCTTGACCCGCGCCGCGAGTTCTTCCGCCGTGGGGAAGGGGCGAAACACATCGACGTCCCAGTCGTTCGTCATCCGCGTGCGCGTGCGCACTTCGAATGTGCGGCTGAAACCGTCCGGACACTTCACGTACAACACTTCGCCGAACACGGTGCCGAGGGGAAAGGTCCAACCATAGCCTTCGCTGGAATCGCCGCGCAGGTATTTGCGATACCACACGACGGGCAACACCTTGCCGTTCGCATCCTTCGGCAAGTACATGAAACGGAATTCGCTGACGTCCGACGAACGATGCGTGCCCGCCGGTCCGTTCCAGGGAAACTCCAAGTTTCCGTTGCCGAACGGCTCGCCGCTGTTCGCGGAGATGTTGTAGTCGGCCGTGTGAACGCCTTGCAGATCACCCGCCCACAGCTGGTAAACGCGGGGCATCTCGGCTTCGGTGTAAATGAGCAAACGCTCGTCGTCGAACATCGTTTGCACATGCACGTCGGCCACTTTGGGCAACAGCTTGCGCAAGCGGGCTTCTTTTTTCGCAGACATCAGCTTGAGCGGCTTGGCTTCGGCGGCTTGCGCTGTGACCTCCGGTTGACGCGAGGCTTCCGCGTCGCCCGCGTTGGCCAAGGCCAGTATCGCCACCAACAATGCTTGCATCGTCTCGTCTCCGTACACTGATTCAAGAAACGTTGAGGAACACTGCCGCCGCTTCGCAGCGCCGATCCACGGCGCATAGTACGGAGCACAAGGCAGTCGCCCGCCATAACAAGCGGGCTCACCATGCGCGGGAGTGTTCCGCGCGCACGACGGTGTGGTGATCAACAACTACATGGCGTGGGCGTTCATCAGGGGTTCAGCTCGTCGGAAGTAGTTCGTGCATCCTGCGGCGAGCTTGCATCCTGCATCTAGGAGGGCGATGAACGTGAGCGATCCGGTTCCGTCGGCGGATCGCCCGTCGGTATGTGCAATGAGCCTAGTCGAGCGTCCAACACGGTGCAACCACCGGATAGCGGGGTACGAGGGGTTGATTTTTTCCAAGATCAATGAACCGAAAACGAACTGTTGACGTAAGACGACTACTTCAGTAGTATTACCCGAGTAGTTGACAGGGAGTTTTGAACGGCAGTGGAGGTCGCGATGAAGAAAGTGCGTTTGGGAGTTCTGCAACTGAAGATCATGAACGTGCTCTGGGAGCAAGGTCCCGCCACGGTCGCGGAAGTGCAGGAACGCTTGGTCGACGGCGCGGAGTTGGCGTACACGACGATTGCCACCATGCTGCGCAAGATGGAAGTGCGCGGACTGGTAAAGCACAGGAGCGAAGGACGGCGCTTTATCTACCGCGCGGGTGTGGAACCGGAGGCGGTCTCGCGCACGATGGTCGACGACCTGATCGACCGCGTGTTCGGCGGCAGTTTGGCCGATGCCGTGAGCCATCTGCTGGAGACGCGCGACGTCAGCCGCGACGAATTGCGCCAATTGGAAAAACTCATTCAACAACGCAAGCAACAACGATGAACGACGCGATGATTCCGACGGCGCTCGTCACGACCGCCGTATTTCTCGCCGCAGCCACGGCCATCACCGTAGCTCTTGTCGCGCTCGCGGCGCGCGGGCTACGTGAGCCAGGCACGCATCGCACGCTCTGGCGGGCGGCGCTGGCGACTATCTTCACTCTGTTTGTCGGCGAAGCCACCGGCCTGTTCGCTGCTGGCGGCGCATGGATGCGGTATCAGCTCGCATCGCCAAAGCGGCGGGCAGATGTTGTTCCACTTCCACTCATTGCCGCAGTCGACTTCGAACCCGCATCACTCGCCGTGATTGACGAGGAACTGGATTCGCAGCTTGCCTCGGAAGCCTCGGCGGAACCGATGTCGCCGGAGGCGCAAGCCATCGACGACCGTGTTAGTGAAGTTGAATTCGACTTTGAGGCGGACTTAGCGCTGGTAGAACTGCCGGAGGACGTCGCATTTGGAAGTCCGGAATTGACGGAGCAGGAAGTTGTTGCTGGGGAGTCGTTCGCTACTGTGCCAAGTGCATGGGACGAAATCGAGCCAACGCGCAGTGCAACCCTCGCGCCGTCAGGAATCTTGATTCCCTGGCAACGCATCTTCGGCTGGACGTGGGCCGCGATCGCCGTCGCGTTGACGCTGCGATTGACCTTCGCGCGGTTTGTCTGGCTCTGGCGGTATCGTCACGCGCGACCGGTGGGCGATCGCGAAATCAAGCAGTGCGTCGGCGCCCTGGCGCGCGAGCTGGGCTTGCGCCGTCGCGTGGCGATCTGGTCGTCGCCGCGCTGGGTGGCGCCGGTGGCCTGGGGCGTCTGGCGGCCGTCGATCGGGTTGCCGGAGGATTTTCGCGAGACATATTCGCAGGCGGAGCGCGACGCGATGCTCGCACATGAGCTGGGACATCTCGCGGCGCGCGATCCGGCCTGGCAATGTCTCGCCGACGGCGTCGTGGCCTTGCTCTGGTGGGCGCCGTGGTGCTGGTGGCTGCGAAGGCAGTTGCGAATCGCGGCGGAGTGGATGGCGGATGAAGCATCGCTGCTGGTGACCGACGGACCGCAGGCGCTCGCTGAATGCCTGGTGCTGCTCGGTCGCCGCCTGACGCCGGAGCCCGCGGCCTCGTTCTCGGTGACCGGAAGTTTTCGATCCAATTTGGGAAGACGCGTCGAGCGCCTGTTGCAGTTAGCCGAAGCGACAGGCGTGGAGGGCCGCGCGCGACGACCGGATCGCTGGAGGATGCCGGCATTGGCGTTGTGCGCGGCCTTGAGCATGGTGGCAGGTTCGGCCTGGGCACGTTCTGGAATTGAGTCAACACAAGGAGCGGATCACATGCGATGGTTTGAACAATCCTGGCGCCGGTCGTTGGCCGGCGGCATTGTATCCTTGGCGCTCGGCGCGCCGACCACGGCAATCTTGGCCGAGGAAGTCGATTTCGAAGTAGCAGTCGCCGTCGATGACGACGACGACGACAGTGTTGACGACGCCGATGACGAAGCGGAGGCCGCGGCAGAAGAAGCTGCAGAAGAAGCTGCAGTAGAGGCTGCCGAGCAGGCGGAGGAAGCAGCTGAAGAGGCGGAAGAAGCCGCTGAGGAAGCGGCCGACAACGCCGAAGAAGCAGCGGAAGAGGCCGAGGAGGCCGCAGAAGAAGCGGCCGAGGAAGCTGAAGAGGCCGCTGAAGAAGAATCTGAAGAATCCGAGGAATCGGACGAAGCCGCTGAGGAAGAATCTGAGGACGCGGAAGACGATGCCGACGACGACGATGATGACTCGGATGAGAAACAAGACGACGGCGATGTCGACGAGGAGGATGTCAATGTCGATATCGAAGTCGAGATCGACGCCGTCGGCGAAGAAATCGCCGCCGCGATGGAAGAAGTCGATGAGGAACTCGCCGGCGCGCTCGATGAGGTCTCCGTCGAGATCAAAGCCGGCTTGTCCGAGGTTTCGGAGGAGCTCGACTCTGCGTTAGCCGAAGCGGACGAAGCTGTCGTCCGAGTGCAGGCCGAGGTCGAAGTGGCGCTCGAGGAAGCCAAGGCCGAGCAAGGCGACGAGAATGGCGAAGCCTCCGAGGAAGTCAAGCAGAAAGTGGCCGCCAAGGCGGATGAGGCCAAAGCGAAGGCCATGCACAAGGCGATTGAGGGCCAGCGAAAGGCGCTTGACAAAATGCGCGAGAAGCTCGGCGAGGGCCTGAAGGATCGTGAGGAAAAAACTCGCGGCATGCAGGAAAAGATGCACAAGCAGCGCGAGAAGACGGTCCGCAAGCTCGAAGAAGCCCGGGGGAAGGCGCAAGAAAAGTTGAAGCAAGCCCGCGACAAGGGTGGCCCGGAAGCCGAGGAGTTGGAAGGCAAGCTGCACGAGCAGTTGGGCCAGATGGAAAAGCAACTCGTCGAGCAAGAATTCATGATGCAGGACCGCATGCGAGAAGCGAAACGAGCTCAACAAGACGCCCATCGCGAAGCCGTAGAGCGGCTCAGGATGGAGGAACAGCAAATGGAGGAGCGCATCCAGCAGCAACTGGGACAGGACGGCGAGGAGCGAGCCGTCGTGCGCAAACGCCTCAAGGATCAGAATCAACAGCGCGGCAAGGCCCGTGGGCAGTTGCTGAAAGCGCGTGCGGACCAGAAGCGGGCCGAAGGGCGAACGTCCGATGAGGCGCAGCAGAAGCATCTTCACGACGTGATCGACCAGCTGCGCAAGCAAGGTCACGAAGATGCCGCGAGTCAGGTGGAGGAGATCTTTATAAATCAGATCTCGGAGGACGAAGAGGAAGTCGTTGTGGAGAAGGGCGACAAGGACTCGAACGGCAAGCAGGGGCCCGACGGCGAACTGCAAGGTCGCGTCGACGAGCTTCAAGGCGAAGTCAACGCCCTGCGCGGTGAAATCGGCGAACTGCGCGATCTCTTGAAGCAAGCGTTGTCCGAGAAGAAGGACTCGCCCCCGGCGCCGTAGCTCACGCTCGGCACAGGGGACGATTCTGCCCAAGCCCAGGGAGGGTCCCAACGACGCCGGTGATCCCGACATCATCGGTGGCCTTCCCTGGGCTTTTTATGTTCACACGATCCACGCCGCTAAGCCCAGGGAAGGTCTTCGAAGTCTTTGCTATCGGCAACGACTACTTGTGACCTTCCCTGGGCTTGTCTTGTTAACGCGATTTACTTCGCCACTTCGCGTTGCAGTTCGACGCGGGCACGCAGCCCCTGTTCCTCGAACGTCAGCCCGAAGTTGCCGCGGCGGAGTTGTTCGAGCGGCGCGACTTCGACGTTCTCCAGCTTCGGCGTCGCAGGGCTGCCGAAGACGGTCGATTCCATCGTCTGGTACTCGTCATTCCAGACGTACTCGCCGCCGCCGGCGCAGACTAATCTGGCTTGCCAATACGTTTCATGCAGCTTGACCGGGTCTTGATCCGGGAAGCGGCGCTTCCATTCGTTCAAGATCGGCAAGTTCTGCCA
The DNA window shown above is from Planctomycetia bacterium and carries:
- a CDS encoding BlaI/MecI/CopY family transcriptional regulator; the encoded protein is MKKVRLGVLQLKIMNVLWEQGPATVAEVQERLVDGAELAYTTIATMLRKMEVRGLVKHRSEGRRFIYRAGVEPEAVSRTMVDDLIDRVFGGSLADAVSHLLETRDVSRDELRQLEKLIQQRKQQR
- a CDS encoding M56 family metallopeptidase, which translates into the protein MNDAMIPTALVTTAVFLAAATAITVALVALAARGLREPGTHRTLWRAALATIFTLFVGEATGLFAAGGAWMRYQLASPKRRADVVPLPLIAAVDFEPASLAVIDEELDSQLASEASAEPMSPEAQAIDDRVSEVEFDFEADLALVELPEDVAFGSPELTEQEVVAGESFATVPSAWDEIEPTRSATLAPSGILIPWQRIFGWTWAAIAVALTLRLTFARFVWLWRYRHARPVGDREIKQCVGALARELGLRRRVAIWSSPRWVAPVAWGVWRPSIGLPEDFRETYSQAERDAMLAHELGHLAARDPAWQCLADGVVALLWWAPWCWWLRRQLRIAAEWMADEASLLVTDGPQALAECLVLLGRRLTPEPAASFSVTGSFRSNLGRRVERLLQLAEATGVEGRARRPDRWRMPALALCAALSMVAGSAWARSGIESTQGADHMRWFEQSWRRSLAGGIVSLALGAPTTAILAEEVDFEVAVAVDDDDDDSVDDADDEAEAAAEEAAEEAAVEAAEQAEEAAEEAEEAAEEAADNAEEAAEEAEEAAEEAAEEAEEAAEEESEESEESDEAAEEESEDAEDDADDDDDDSDEKQDDGDVDEEDVNVDIEVEIDAVGEEIAAAMEEVDEELAGALDEVSVEIKAGLSEVSEELDSALAEADEAVVRVQAEVEVALEEAKAEQGDENGEASEEVKQKVAAKADEAKAKAMHKAIEGQRKALDKMREKLGEGLKDREEKTRGMQEKMHKQREKTVRKLEEARGKAQEKLKQARDKGGPEAEELEGKLHEQLGQMEKQLVEQEFMMQDRMREAKRAQQDAHREAVERLRMEEQQMEERIQQQLGQDGEERAVVRKRLKDQNQQRGKARGQLLKARADQKRAEGRTSDEAQQKHLHDVIDQLRKQGHEDAASQVEEIFINQISEDEEEVVVEKGDKDSNGKQGPDGELQGRVDELQGEVNALRGEIGELRDLLKQALSEKKDSPPAP